A single window of Rhodococcus jostii RHA1 DNA harbors:
- a CDS encoding integrase, producing the protein MIRGGGARLCNRCWQRRPQRPYTRAEHLLAELDDPPNWLWDFTIHVADRYCPGQATRLVSQLGALLRTEPRAMPQTLLDRARIPGRSIGSLAKTLEDFFTARALALPTDQSQRLAAGRRARRVQAVPEPLRPAVAAFERAMLDERDRARRAGTRPRTDTTIDKRLAQIRDLSCHLVGRGIEDWAQVDKAVIENYLAEVSSAGGRLGGLRHFFRFARRSKLILIDPTAELRVRKPRGFHGRTLPRSRQRELFTRWCTSTEVAPNEALVGLMALIHGASQHELRHLQLADIDHQHRTVRLGRRPQPIPLDPATWAALTRCLEHRRSGTHNPHVIVTKITRSGRTPASQPYLGHLLDPADTTISTLRASRLLALTNSHDPNLIATTYGMSAEGVLAYFADRVDPTLLADL; encoded by the coding sequence GTGATCCGCGGCGGCGGGGCGAGGCTGTGCAACCGCTGCTGGCAACGCCGCCCCCAACGCCCCTACACCCGCGCCGAACACCTCCTCGCCGAACTGGATGATCCGCCGAATTGGCTGTGGGACTTCACCATCCACGTTGCAGATCGGTACTGTCCGGGGCAGGCGACACGTCTGGTGAGTCAGCTCGGGGCACTGCTGCGCACCGAGCCACGGGCAATGCCGCAGACCTTACTCGACCGGGCCCGCATCCCCGGCCGCTCGATCGGGTCGCTCGCGAAGACGCTCGAGGACTTCTTCACCGCCCGCGCTCTTGCCCTGCCCACCGACCAGTCGCAGCGGCTCGCGGCCGGCCGCCGGGCGCGACGCGTGCAGGCCGTGCCCGAACCGTTGCGGCCCGCCGTCGCCGCGTTCGAACGCGCAATGCTCGACGAACGAGACCGCGCCCGCCGCGCCGGGACCCGACCCCGCACCGACACCACCATCGACAAGCGATTGGCCCAGATCCGGGACCTGTCATGCCATCTCGTCGGACGCGGAATCGAGGACTGGGCGCAGGTCGACAAGGCCGTGATCGAGAACTACCTCGCCGAGGTCTCGTCGGCCGGCGGCCGCCTGGGCGGACTTCGCCACTTCTTCCGCTTCGCTCGCCGCAGCAAGCTCATCCTGATCGATCCCACCGCCGAGCTGCGCGTGCGCAAGCCCCGCGGATTCCATGGACGGACCCTGCCGCGCTCGCGACAGCGCGAACTGTTCACGCGCTGGTGCACATCAACCGAGGTGGCGCCGAACGAGGCCCTCGTCGGCCTGATGGCGTTGATCCACGGTGCCTCACAGCACGAACTGCGTCACCTGCAGCTCGCCGACATCGATCACCAGCACCGCACGGTTCGGCTCGGCCGCCGCCCACAACCGATCCCGCTCGACCCGGCGACCTGGGCCGCACTGACCCGATGCCTCGAGCACCGCAGATCCGGCACCCACAATCCCCACGTCATCGTCACCAAGATCACCCGATCCGGGCGGACACCGGCATCCCAGCCCTACCTCGGCCACCTCCTCGACCCCGCCGACACCACGATCTCCACCCTGCGCGCCTCCCGACTGCTGGCCTTGACCAACAGCCACGATCCCAATCTGATTGCCACCACCTACGGCATGAGCGCCGAGGGCGTCCTGGCCTACTTCGCCGACCGCGTCGATCCCACCCTGCTCGCGGACCTGTGA
- a CDS encoding helix-turn-helix domain-containing protein — protein sequence MHIRWKLRMAAAQREVWTGTQLRRLLAERGGLELSSASVSALFTKEPSQIKLSTLLALCAALDCTPNDLFDLDTTPDRVPAEPSAPTASEPAARRVGGRSMPPV from the coding sequence ATGCACATTAGATGGAAACTGCGGATGGCCGCGGCGCAACGGGAAGTATGGACCGGCACCCAGCTGCGCCGTCTGCTCGCCGAACGCGGCGGACTCGAGCTGTCGTCGGCGTCGGTGTCGGCGTTGTTCACCAAGGAACCCTCGCAGATCAAGCTCAGCACGCTACTGGCGTTGTGCGCTGCGCTCGACTGCACCCCGAACGACCTGTTCGACCTCGACACCACGCCCGATCGGGTCCCCGCCGAGCCCTCGGCGCCGACAGCATCGGAGCCCGCGGCGCGGCGAGTCGGCGGCCGGTCGATGCCGCCGGTGTGA